AACGAAATCGTACCGGTTCTGGGCGGTTCTGCGTTCAAGAACAAGGGTGTACAGGCTGTACTGGACGCAGTTATCGAATACCTGCCGGCGCCGACTGAAGTTAAGGCGATCGAAGGTACTCTGGAAGATGGCGAAACTGTTGAGAGCCGCGAAGCTGACGACAACGCGCCGTTCGCTGCACTGGCGTTCAAAATTGCTACCGATCCCTTCGTTGGTACCCTGACTTTCTTCCGTGTTTACTCCGGTAAGCTGGAGAGCGGTACTGCGGTATACAATTCCGTAAAAATGAAGAAAGAGCGTGTCGGTCGTATGGTGCAGATGCACTCCAACGATCGTCAGGAAATTAAAGAAGTACTGGCTGGTGACATCGCTGCTGCGATTGGTCTGAAAGACGTAACCACTGGTGACACCCTGTGTGCCGAAGACAACAAGATTGTTCTGGAGCGTATGGAGTTTCCCGAGCCGGTAATTTCTGTTGCGGTTGAGCCCAAGTCCAAGCCGGACCAGGAAAAAATGGGTATTGCCCTCGGCAAGCTGGCCCAGGAAGATCCGTCCTTCCGCGTGAAGACTGACGAGGAAACCGGTCAGACCATTATCTCCGGTATGGGTGAATTGCACCTGGATATCATCGTTGACCGCATGAAGCGTGAGTTCAACGTTGAAGCGAACATCGGTAAGCCTCAGGTTGCCTATCGTGAAACTATCCGCAACACCTCTGAGATCGAAGGTAAGTTCGTTCGTCAGTCCGGTGGTCGCGGTCAGTACGGTCATGTATGGGTGAAGTTTGAGCCCGCCGAAGACGAGTCTCAGGAAGGTCTGGAATTCGTTAACGAAATCGTGGGCGGTGCGGTACCGAAGGAATACATTCCTGCGGTACAGAAAGGTATCGAAGAGCAGATGAAGAACGGTGTTCTGGCCGGCTACCCGCTGCTGGGCCTGAAGGCGACTCTGTACGACGGTTCCTTCCACGATGTGGACTCCAATGAAATGGCGTTTAAGATCGCCGGTTCTATGGCGACCAAGAAGCTGTCCAGTCAGGGCGGTGCGGTACTGCTCGAGCCGATGATGAAGGTGGAAGTGGTAACTCCGGAAGAGAACATGGGTGATGTGGTTGGTGACCTCAACCGTCGCCGTGGCCTCATCCAGGGTATGGAAGACAACCCCTCCGGTAAGGTTGTCAATGCGGAAGTACCTCTGGCAGAAATGTTCGGTTACGCAACCGACCTGCGTTCTGCTACTCAGGGCCGTGCTACCTACACCATGGAATTTCTGAAGTACGCCGAAGCGCCGAAAAATGTTGCCGATGAGATCATCGCCAAGACTAAGGCCTAATTAACTTCTGCTTAAAGGGGGCCGGGCCAACAGCTGGGGCCCCTTTGGCAAACTTTTAGCTAGAGGACATCTAAAGATGGCAAAAGAAAAGTTTGAACGTTCCAAGCCCCACGTGAACGTGGGCACCATCGGTCACGTTGACCACGGTAAAACCACCCTGACCGCTGCTCTGACCCGCGTATGTGCGGAAGTTTGGGGCGGTGACGCTGTTGCTTTCGACGGTATCGACAATGCACCGGAAGAGCGTGAGCGCGGTATCACCATCGCTACTTCTCACGTTGAGTACGAGTCCCCGACTCGCCACTACGCTCACGTAGATTGCCCGGGACACGCCGACTACGTTAAGAACATGATCACCGGTGCTGCTCAGATGGACGGCGCTATCCTGGTATGTTCCGCAGCTGACGGCCCCATGCCGCAGACTCGTGAGCACATCCTGCTTTCCCGTCAGGTAGGTGTACCTTACATCGTTGTATTCCTGAACAAAGCGGACATGGTAGACGACGAAGAGCTGCTCGAGCTGGTAGAAATGGAAGTTCGCGAACTTCTGGACCAGTACGAGTTCCCAGGTGACGACACTCCGATCATCGTTGGTTCCGCTCTGATGGCCCTGAACGGCGAAGACGACAACGAAATGGGTACTACCGCTGTTAAGAAGCTGGTAGAGACTCTGGACGAGTACATCCCTGAGCCAGAGCGCGCTGTAGATCAGCCGTTCCTGATGCCGATCGAAGACGTATTCTCTATCTCTGGCCGTGGTACTGTTGTAACTGGTCGTGTAGAGCGCGGTGTGATCAACACTGGCGACGAGATCGAAATCGTTGGTATCAAAGAAACCACCACTACTACCTGTACTGGTGTTGAAATGTTCCGCAAGCTGCTCGACGAAGGTCGTGCTGGTGAGAACATCGGCGCACTGCTGCGCGGCACCAAGCGTGACGAAGTAGAGCGTGGTCAGGTACTGGCTAAGCCGGGCTCCATCACTCCGCACACCAAGTTCGAAGCGGAAGTGTATGTACTGTCCAAGGACGAAGGTGGTCGTCACACCCCGTTCTTCAAAGGCTACCGTCCTCAGTTCTACTTCCGTACTACCGACGTAACTGGTGCGGTAGAGCTGCCGGAAGGTACTGAAATGGTAATGCCGGGCGACAACATTCAAATGGTTGTTACCCTGATCGCTCCGATCGCCATGGAAGACGGCCTGCGCTTCGCTATCCGTGAAGGTGGTCGTACCGTAGGTGCGGGCGTTGTTGCCAAGATCATCGAGTAATAGTTACTCCTGATCTAAATAAAAAGCCGCAGCGGACGCGCTGCGGCTTTTTTTGTGCCCGATAATTGCCTGCTTACACCAACTGGTGTTGTTTGGTGCTGCGAGCATCACCCCTCTTTGTAACGGCTCAATATTGAATCCTTTCCGGCATATCTGCGGCCGCTAATATTTACTTTTAATCTAGCGAGCTTATGGCCAATCCCGGCTTAAATCACAGCTTCTGCTGCCCGCAAACAGCTTGGTGAATTGAGGGCCGCTCATCTCGACTAGCTCTTCGTGGTCACCGGCCTCAAAGTAAATGGTTTCACGGTGTCCAAGGCTAGTGTCTAGCAGGGTGGTAATTCCGTAAGCCTGGCCTAGGGCGGGCAGGGCGCCCAGTTCACAGTCAGGGAATATGGCGCCGAGTTCGGTTTCCGAGACCATTTGCAGTGAGTTTCGCCCGGTCTCATTGTGAAGCGAGCGCATATCGAGGCTGCTGCTGGCAGGGATCACAGCCATTACGTAACCCTCTATATCCTGAAGCAAAATCGCTTTTGCCACCTGATCCTCACGCACATGGGCGGCGCGGGCGCTTTCCCGGCTGGTGCGAGTGTGTGGATGCTGAATCAGATGATAATCGACCGATTGGTCATTTAAATATTGACTCAGTGTTGCGGCGATAGTCATTGTGGATACCTCGTTCCGCTTGGGGTACTCAATTGTAGTTTCAGCAGATTGAAATTTGATCAGCCTGTACAGTTGACAGCCTGCTGCGCTCCCCGTAGAATTCGCGCTCCTTTTCGCCCGCCCTCGGGGCTGCGTAAGAGGACGTTCTTTAGTTAATAATTGGAGTTTGATTCCATGCAGGGTCAACGTATCCGTATTCGCCTGAAGGCCTTCGATCACAAGCTGATCGATGCGTCCACTCAGGAGATCGTAGAGACGGCTAAGCGCACTGGCGCACAAGTTCGCGGTCCTATCCCGCTGCCGACTCGCAAAGAGAAGTACACCGTACTGATTTCCCCGCACGTTAATAAAGACGCTCGCGATCAGTATGAGATCCGTACTCACAAGCGTTTGCTGGACATCGTTGAGCCTACCGAGAAAACCGTCGACGCGCTGATGAAGCTCGATCTGGCGGCCGGTGTTGAGGTCCAAATTAGTCTCGGCTAACACTTTTACTAACTACCGAATCCCGGGCGAAAACGGTCCGGGTAGTGTAACGCTCTGAAATTGGGCGGCCGCAGTGGGTTAAAGCCCCGTGCACTGAGAGGTTAAAAAAGATGACTATAGGTATTGTCGGCCGCAAGAGCGGCATGACTCGCATCTTCACTGAAGATGGCGTATCCATTCCGGTAACCGTTGTTGAGGTTGCTCCGAATCGCGTCACCCAAGTGAAAACTCAGGAAACTGACGGTTACAGCGCTGTTCAAGTAGCAGTAGGCAGCCGCAAAGCTTCCCGTGTCTCCAAGCCCGCAGCGGGCCACTTCGCCAAAGCCAATGTAGAGGCTGGCACAAATCTTTTCGAACTGCGCACTGACGGTTCCGAAGAGACTTTCGAAATCGGTTCTGAAATTACTGTTTCCAGCTTCGAAGCTGGCCAGATGATCGACGTAACCGGCACTTCCAAAGGTAAAGGCTTCCAGGGCGGCGTTAAGCGTTGGAATTTCCGCACCCAGGACGCAACCCACGGTAACTCCCTGTCTCACCGCGCACCCGGTTCTATCGGTCAATGTCAGACTCCTGGCCGCGTATGGAAAGGCAAGAAGATGGCCGGACATATGGGTGCTGAGCGCGTAACCGTGCAAAACCTGGAAGTGGTTCGTGTCGATGCCGAACGCAACCTGCTGTTGGTTAAAGGCGCTGTACCCGGTGCACCCGGTGGCAACGTTATCGTTCGTCCGGCAGTTAAAGCCTAAGTCTGAGGGGAAATAGATATGGAACTGAATATCGCTACTCCCGAAGGCGCTAAAGGCACAGTAGCTGTCTCTGAAGTGACTTTCGGACGTGAGTTCAACCAAGATCTGGTACACCAGGCAGTTGTGGCCTACATGGCCGGCGCTCGCCAGGGTACCAAGGCGCAGAAAAATCGTTCCGATGTTTCTGGTGGTGGTAAGAAGCCATGGCGCCAAAAAGGTACTGGCCGCGCACGTGCCGGTACTATCCGCAGCCCGCTGTGGCGTTCCGGTGGCGTAACTTTCGCCGCTGATCCACGCGATCATAGCGTTAAGCTGAACAAAAAAATGTACCGCGCTGCACTGCGTTGCATTCTGTCTGAGCTGGCTCGTCAGGAGCGCCTGGTAGTGGTTGAGTCCTTTGATGTGGACGCACCCAAGACCAAGCAGCTGGTAAGCAAACTGGCTCAGTTTGACCTGTCCGATGCGCTGATCGTGACTGAAGAGGTTAGCGAAAACCTCTACCTGGCCGCACGCAACTTGCACAAGATCGACGTCCGCGATGTACAGGCGATCGATCCAGTAAGCCTGATTCGCTTTGATAAGGTCGTGGTTACCGTTTCTGCGCTCAAGAAAATTGAAGAGGTGCTGGGATGAACCAAGAGCGACTCTACAAAGTACTGCTGGGCCCGGTAATTTCCGAAAAAGCTGCTGGACTGGCGGATAGCGCCAATCAGGTAGTTTTCAAGGTTACCACCGACGCCGAAAAAGCTGAGATCAAGGCTGCGGTTGAGAAGCTGTTTAACGTTTCCGTTGAGCAGGTTCGCACCGTGAACGTAAAGGGCAAAACCAAGCGCACTCGCAATGGCATGGGCCAGCGCAGCGATTGGAAAAAGCCTACGTTCGCCTGGCTGAGGGCAGCGACATTAATTTTGAAGCTGCTGAGTAAAGGGGACCGTTACAATGGCAATTGTAAAAACAAAACCGACCTCCGCCGGCCGTCGTCACCTGGTTAAGGTTGTTAACACCGACCTGCACAAGGGTGCTCCTTACGCTCCTCTGTTGGAGAGCAAGAGCAAAAGTGGTGGCCGTAACAACAATGGTCGTATCACTACCCGTCACATCGGTGGTGGCCACAAGCAGCACTACCGTGTAATCGACTTCAAGCGCAACAAAGACGGTATTCCGGCTAAAGTTGAGCGTCTGGAGTACGATCCCAACCGCAGCGCACACATCGCTCTGGTGTGTTACGCCGACGGTGAGCGTCGTTACATTATCGCACCGAAAGGCCTGAAAGCAGGTGCCACCATTCAGTCCGGCGATGCCGCACCGATTGTTGTGGGTAACACTCTGCCTCTGCGCAACGTTCCGGTAGGTTCTGTAATCCACGCGATCGAGCTGAAGCCAGGCAAAGGCGCTCAGCTGGCCCGTTCTGCTGGTGCCTCTGTGCAGCTGGTAGCTCGTGAAGGTCAGTATGCGACCATTCGTCTGCGTTCCGGCGAAATGCGCAAGGTTCTCGCTGAGTGCCGCGCAACCCTGGGTGAAGTGAGCAACTCCGAGCACAGCCTGCGCAAGCTGGGTAAAGCTGGTGCTGCACGCTGGCGTGGTGTTCGTCCTACCGTTCGCGGTGTGGCGATGAACCCGGTAGATCACCCGCACGGTGGTGGTGAAGGCCGTACCTCTGGTGGTCGTCATCCGGTTACTCCGTGGGGCGTTCCGACCAAGGGTAAGAAAACGCGCAAGAACAAGCGCACCGATAAGATGATAGTACGTCGTCGCGGCAAGTAAGCCGCGCGATGTCTGAGCAGCTAGAGAGGAATCGACAGTGCCACGCTCATTAAAGAAAGGTCCCTTTATTGATCTGCATTTGATCAAGAAGGTGGAGGCAGCGATTGCAGCAAACGATCGTCGGCCGATTAAAACCTGGTCCCGCCGTTCCATGATTATGCCGGAAATGGTTGGACTGACGATTGCCGTGCACAACGGTCGTCAACACGTGCCCGTTTTGGTTAACGAAGAAATGGTTGGCCATAAACTGGGCGAGTTCGCTGCTACCCGCACTTACCGCGGTCATGCTGCGGACAAGAAAGCGAAGAAGCGCTAAGCCGAGGTTATAAAGATGGAAGTAGCAGCAAAATTACGCGGCGCACGTCTATCGGCGCAAAAGGCGCGACTGGTAGCTGATCAGGTTCGCGGCAAAGGCGTTGAAGAGGCCCTGGATATACTGGCTTTCAGTACTAAAAAGGGTGCGGCGATCATTAAGAAAGTACTGGAGTCGGCCATTGCCAACGCTGAGCACAACGAAGGTGCTGACGTTGACGAGCTGAAGGTTTCCACAATTTTTGTGGACGAAGGTATGACCATGAAGCGCATTAAGCCGCGTGCTAAAGGTCGTGCTGATCGCATTCTTAAGCGTACTTGTCACATCACTGTGAAAGTGGCCGAGAAATAAGAGAGCAGGCGAGAAAACCATGGGACAAAAAGTACATCCTACCGGCATTCGTCTGGGTATCGTTAAAAAGCATACCTCTGTTTGGTATGCCGGCAGCGACGAGTACGCAGACAAGCTGTACACGGATCTGAAAGTTCGCGAATACATTCGCAAAAAACTGGCCCACGCTTCTGTGAGCCGTATCGAGATCGAACGTCCGGCAAACACTGCACGTGTGAAGATTCACACCGCACGTCCGGGCATCGTGATCGGTAAAAAAGGTGAAGACGTAGAACGTCTGCGCAAAGAAGTAAGCGCGCAGATGGGCGTACCTGTGCACATCGACATCGAAGAAGTGCGCAAGCCTGATATGGACGCGGCTCTGGTTGGCCAGAACGTTGCCCAGCAGCTGGAACGCCGTGTTATGTTCCGTCGCGCTATGAAGCGTGCCGTACAGAACGCTATGCGTCAGGGTGCCGAAGGTATCAAGATTCAAGTAAGTGGCCGTCTTGGCGGTGCAGAAATCGCGCGTACCGAATGGTATCGCGAAGGCCGTGTGCCCCTGCACACCCTGCGCGCCAACATCGACTACGCCAATGTTGAAGCGAAGACTACTTACGGCATCATCGGTATCAAGGTGTGGATCTTTAAAGGCGAGGTAATCGGTGACGAAGTGCCCGATGAGAAGCCGGTAAAGAGCCGCAAAAAAGCTGCTAAATAAGGGGTACGCAAATGCTACAACCAAAGCGTACAAAATTCCGCAAGGTACAGAAGGGTCGCAACCGCGGTCTTGCTCAGCGCGGCTCTAAAGTGAGCTTTGGCGAGTTTGGCCTTAAGGCTACCGGTCGTGGACGCATTACTGCGCGCCAGATCGAAGCGGCTCGTCGCGCAATGACTCGTCACATTAAACGTGGCGGTAAAATCTGGATTCGTGTGTTTCCAGACAAGCCAATTACCAATAAGCCCCTCGAAGTTCGAATGGGTAAAGGTAAAGGTGGCGTTGAATACTGGGTAGCTCAGATCCAGCCGGGCAAGGTCCTCTATGAGATGGAGGGTGTGTCCGAGGAGCTGGCTCGTGAGGCTTTCGCACTAGCTGCGGCCAAGCTGCCTGTAAAAACAACTTTCGTTAAGCGTTCGGTGATGTAATGAAGACTGCAGATCTACGCGAAAAGTCAGTTGAAGAGCTGAACCAGGAACTGCTGAACCAGCTCGAAGCTCAATTTAAGCTTCGTATGCAAAAATCCACCGGTCAACTGGCTCAGACTCATCTGCTGAAGCAGACTCGTCGCGACATTGCTCGCATAAAGACTGTGTTGACCGAGAAGGCAGGTAATTAATCATGGCTGAAGCAAAACTGAAGCGTACTCTGACCGGCAAGGTTGTGAGTGACAAGATGGATAAAACCATCACCGTTTTGATCGAGCGCCGTGTTAAGCACCCGATCTACGGCAAAATTGTAAACAAGTCCACAAAGCTCAAGGCACATGATGAGAACAATGATTGCAGCATCGGTGATGTTGTAACCATTGAGGAATCTCGTCCTCTGTCCAAGAGCAAATCTTGGGCTTTGCAGAAAATTGTAGAGCGTGCGGCGAAGGTATAACCCCTAGCGCATTGACTGCCGAATTGAAAGGTTTCGGAGAGAGACAATGATTCAAGCGGAATCCTACTTAGAAGTAGCTGACAACAGTGGGGCTCGCCGCGTCATGTGCATCAAGGTGCTGGGCGGCTCCCATCGTCGTTATGCCGGCGTGGGCGACATTATCAAGGTAACCGTTAAGGAAGCCATCCCCCGCGGTAAAGTGAAGAAAGGTCAGGTAATGAACGCCGTTGTAGTTCGCACCAAAAAAGGTGTGCGTCGCGCGGACGGTTCCCTGATTAAATTTGACGATAACGCAGCGGTGCTGCTGAACCAGCAACTGGCGCCGGTTGGCACCCGTATTTTTGGTCCGGTAACTCGCGAATTGCGCGGTGAGAAGTTCATGAAGATCATCTCCCTCGCTCCCGAAGTTATCTAGGCCTCGAGCGGAGAAGAGTTATGCGCAAGATCAAGCGTGACGACGAAGTGATCGTTATCGCCGGTCGTGACAAGGGCAAACGTGGTTCAGTACGTAGAGTACTGAACGACGGTCGTCTGATTGTCTCCGGCATACAGATGATCAAAAAGCACCAAAAGCCAAACCCACAGATGGGTATTGCAGGTGGCATCGTTGAGAAAGAAGCTGCTATCCAAGCTTCCAACGTAGCCATCTTCAACCCTAACACCCAGAAGGCTGACCGGGTGGGCTTTAAAGTACTGGAAGACGGCACTAAGATTCGCGTCTTCAAATCCAGCGGCGAAGCCATCTAAGGCTCTTGACGCAAAAGCAGGTTGGTAGATCATGGCAAAGCTTAAAGAGCTCTACACTAAGGACCTCGTGGCCAAGCTAAAAGAAGAGCTTGGTCTCGAGAATGTGATGGCAGTGCCGCGCATCACCAAGATCACCATCAACATGGGTGTTGGTGAAGCGATTGGTGATAAGAAGGTGCTGGAGCACGCTGTCAACGATATGACAGCAATTACTGGTCAAAAGCCCATCGTTACTAAAGCGCGCAAGTCTATTGCGGGCTTTAAGATTCGTGACGGTTGGCCGATCGGCTGCAAGGTAACTCTGCGCGGTGAGCGCATGTATGAGTTCCTGGAGCGTTTGGTTGACATCGCGATTCCGCGTATCCGCGACTTCCGTGGCATTAGCCCGAAGCAGTTCGACGGCCGCGGTAACTTCTCTATGGGCGTGACTGAGCAAATCATCTTCCCGGAAATTGACTACGACAAAGTAGACAAGCTCCGCGGTCTGGATATTTGTATTACCACTACAGCTGCAAACGACGATCAAGGTCGTGCGCTGCTGAAAGCGTTCAACTTCCCTTTCAAGGGTTAAGAGGATTCCATGGCGAAGAAATCCATGATTGCGCGCGAAAACAAGCGCGCTCGAACCGCAGCTAAGTACGCCGAGAAGCGTCAAGAGCTGAAGGCGATCATCGCCAGTTCCACTGCTTCCGAAGAGGAGCAGTGGGAGGCTCAACTCAAGCTGCAGAAAATGCCGCGCGATGCAAGCCCGGTACGTCAGCAACGCCGCTGTCGTATTACTGGTCGCCCCCACGCTGTATACCGCAAGTTCGGCCTGTGCCGTAACAAGCTTCGTGAAGCTGCGATGCGTGGTGATGTTCCTGGCCTCGTGAAGTCCAGCTGGTAATTACCAGCTGGTTTAAGGCAGATTTGAGGAGTCTCATAAGATGAGTATGCAAGATCCGTTGGCAGATATGCTGACTCGCATCCGCAACGCCCTGGCGCGCGGAAAGGCGGAAGTCACCCTGCCATCATCCAAACTGAAAGTAGCAGTGGCCAAAGTCCTGAAAGACGAAGGTTACGTTACTGATTTAAACGTAAGCGAAGGCGCTAAGCCGGAACTGACCATTGCTCTGAAATACTTCCAGGGCAAGCCGGTTATTGCCGAGCTCAATCGCGTTTCCCGTCCGGGCCTGCGCGCTTACACTGGTAAAAAAGCTCTGCCTACCGTACGTGGTGGCCTGGGTGTCGCGATCGTTTCCACCTCTAATGGTGTGATGACTGACCGCGCTGCACGTCAGGCTGGTATCGGTGGCGAAGTGCTTTGCACCGTATTCTAAGCGGGGGTTGCAATGTCTCGAGTAGCAAATAGTCCGGTAGTTATCCCCGCAGGTGTAACCGTAGACCTGAAAGGTCAAAATATCGCTGTTAAAGGCGGTAGCGGTAACCTGGATATGGTTATTCACGGTGATGTAGAAGTGAGCGAGGCTGAAAGCCAGCTGACTTTTGCCGCGCGCAATAACTCCAAGCAGGCCAGAGCCTTGGCGGGTACCACCCGTGCTTTGGTCAATAACATGGTGATAGGCGTAAGCAAGGGCTTCGAGAAGAAGCTGCAGTTGCTGGGTGTTGGTTATCGTGCGAAAGCAGCCGGTAAAGCGGTTAACCTGACCCTGGGCTTCTCCCATCCGATCGATTATCAGTTGCCGGAAGGTGTGACTGCGGAAACTCCATCCCAGACTGAAATCGTACTGAAGAGCAGCAATAAACAGCTGCTGGGCCAAGTGGCCGCTGAGATCCGCTCGTTCCGTCCGCCGGAGCCCTACAAAGGTAAGGGTGTCCGTTATGCCGACGAGCGCGTGTATCGCAAAGAGGCCAAGAAGAAGTAAGTAGGGCATAGATATGAACGTTAAGAAAGCATCTCGCTTGCGTCGTGCACGTCGTGCCCGCGCCAAGATCCGTGAGCTGGGCGCCGTTCGCCTCACCGTGAACCGCACCCCGCGCCACATTTACGCACAGATCCTGTCTGCCGAAGGCAGCGCGGTATTGGCTTCCGCCTCTACCCTGGACAAGGACCTGCGCTCTGGTAAAACTGGCAACGCTGACGCTGCTGCCGCAGTTGGCAAACTGATCGCTGAGCGCGCGAAAGCCGCTGGCGTTGAACAAGTTGCCTTCGATCGTAGCGGCTTCAGATACCATGGCCGTGTTAAGGCTCTGGCTGACGCTGCCCGCGAAGCCGGTCTGAAATTCTAAGGGTTGAGTTATGGCTAGAGAGAAAGACAAAAGCAACGACGAAGGCCTGCAGGAGAAGCTGGTCCAGGTCAACCGCGTTGCCAAGACTGTTAAAGGTGGTCGTATCTTCGCCTTTACCGCACTGACCGTAGTTGGTGATGGCAATGGCCGTGTTGGCTTTGGTCGTGGCAAGGCACGTGAAGTGCCTGTAGCGATTCAAAAGGCGATGGAATCTGCACGCCGCAACATGATCCAGGTAGACCTGAATGGTGACACCATCCAGTACGCTACCAATGGTCGCCACGGCGGTTCCAAGATTTACATGCAGCCCGCTTCCCAGGGTACCGGTGTAATTGCCGGCGGTGCTATGCGCTCCGTTCTGGAAATGGCTGGTGTACACAACGTATTGGCTAAGTGTTACGGCTCCACCAACCCGGTGAACGTAGTACGTGCAACTTTCAAAGCTCTGGAGCAAATGCAGAGCCCGGAAGATGTAGCTGCCAAGCGCGGTAAATCTGTCGAAGAGATTCTGGGCTAATTACAGCTCGGATTTAAGGTTATTGGTGGGTTAAGACCATGGCTAAGAAGACCATAAAAGTGACCCAGACCAAAAGCATCAACGGACGCCTGAAAAGTCATCAGGCGTGCGTTGCGGGTCTGGGCCTGCGCCGCATCGGCCACACAGTGGAAGTGGAGGATACTCCCTCCGTGCGCGGTATGATCAACAAAGTAAACTACCTGGTTAAGGTTGAGGGGGAATAACATGCGTTTGAACGACTTGTCTCCAGCACCAGGCCACAAGCACAGCGCCAAGCGCGTTGGTCGCGGTATTGGTAGCGGAATTGGTAAGACCGGTGGCCGCGGCCACAAAGGTCAGAAAGCGCGTTCCGGCGGCAGTGTTCGTCCGGGCTTCGAAGGCGGTCAGATGCCTTTGCAGAAGCGTCTTCCTAAGTACGGTTTCACCGCTCGTGTTTCTCGCTTTACCGCAGAAGTACGTCTGGCTGAGCTGGCGAAGGTAGAAAATGACGTAATCGATTTGGCAGCGCTTAAGAATGCCGATATTATCGGCAGCCATATTAAACGCGCCAAAGTGTTCCTCTCAGGTGAGCTGACCAAAGCTGTTACCGTTAAGGGTCTGGGAGTTACCAAAGGTGCAAAGGCAGCGATTGAAGCTGCTGGCGGTAAAATAGAAGACTAATCGAGGCGCCAATGGCACGACCAGGATCCGGTGGAAATCCCTGGGCAACAGCAAGGGATTGGGCGAGCTTTGGGCTCGCCTTCGTTTTCTGTTTCTAGCGATTCTTGTTTATCGACTGGGGACACATATTCCGGTGCCCGGCATTGATCCGGAAAAGCTGTCAAACCTGTTTAACCAGAACCAGGGAACCATCCTTGGCCTGTTTAACATGTTTTCAGGCGGCGCCCTGGAAAGGATGAGTATTCTGGCGCTGGGCATCATGCCCTACATCTCCGCGTCCATCATCATGCAGTTGATGAGCGCGGTGACTCCCTCTCTGGAAGCGTTGAAGAAGGAAGGGGAGGCCGGAAGACGTAAGATCAACCAGTACACCCGCTATCTGACGGTAATACTGGCCCTGATTCAGGGGATCGGTATGACTTTCGGCCTGGCAGGGCAGAACCTGGCTTACTCATCTGAGCCCGCGTTTGGTTTTTACTTTGTGGCGGTAACGTCACTGGTGACTGGTGCTGTATTTATGATGTGGCTCGGTGAGCAGATCACTGAGCGCGGTGTTGGCAACGGCATTTCCATGCTGATTTTTGCCGGTATCGTCGCCGGTTTACCCGGTGCCATCGGCCAGGCATTTGAACAGGCGAGACAGGGTGAACTGCACATACTCATGCTGTTGATGATTGGCGTCATCGCTCTTGCTGTAGTGTTCTTTGTGGTTGTTATGGAACGCGGCCAGCGTCGTATTACGATCAACCACGCCAGGCGTCAAGCGGGACGTTACTCTGCAGCTCCAGCTGCACAGGCGAGCCACTTGCCGCTGAA
This DNA window, taken from Microbulbifer sp. MKSA007, encodes the following:
- the rpsN gene encoding 30S ribosomal protein S14 — translated: MAKKSMIARENKRARTAAKYAEKRQELKAIIASSTASEEEQWEAQLKLQKMPRDASPVRQQRRCRITGRPHAVYRKFGLCRNKLREAAMRGDVPGLVKSSW
- the rplP gene encoding 50S ribosomal protein L16, whose protein sequence is MLQPKRTKFRKVQKGRNRGLAQRGSKVSFGEFGLKATGRGRITARQIEAARRAMTRHIKRGGKIWIRVFPDKPITNKPLEVRMGKGKGGVEYWVAQIQPGKVLYEMEGVSEELAREAFALAAAKLPVKTTFVKRSVM
- the rplV gene encoding 50S ribosomal protein L22; this encodes MEVAAKLRGARLSAQKARLVADQVRGKGVEEALDILAFSTKKGAAIIKKVLESAIANAEHNEGADVDELKVSTIFVDEGMTMKRIKPRAKGRADRILKRTCHITVKVAEK
- the rplX gene encoding 50S ribosomal protein L24, with the protein product MRKIKRDDEVIVIAGRDKGKRGSVRRVLNDGRLIVSGIQMIKKHQKPNPQMGIAGGIVEKEAAIQASNVAIFNPNTQKADRVGFKVLEDGTKIRVFKSSGEAI
- the rpsQ gene encoding 30S ribosomal protein S17 is translated as MAEAKLKRTLTGKVVSDKMDKTITVLIERRVKHPIYGKIVNKSTKLKAHDENNDCSIGDVVTIEESRPLSKSKSWALQKIVERAAKV
- the rpmC gene encoding 50S ribosomal protein L29 produces the protein MKTADLREKSVEELNQELLNQLEAQFKLRMQKSTGQLAQTHLLKQTRRDIARIKTVLTEKAGN
- the rplN gene encoding 50S ribosomal protein L14, which gives rise to MIQAESYLEVADNSGARRVMCIKVLGGSHRRYAGVGDIIKVTVKEAIPRGKVKKGQVMNAVVVRTKKGVRRADGSLIKFDDNAAVLLNQQLAPVGTRIFGPVTRELRGEKFMKIISLAPEVI
- the rpsH gene encoding 30S ribosomal protein S8 yields the protein MSMQDPLADMLTRIRNALARGKAEVTLPSSKLKVAVAKVLKDEGYVTDLNVSEGAKPELTIALKYFQGKPVIAELNRVSRPGLRAYTGKKALPTVRGGLGVAIVSTSNGVMTDRAARQAGIGGEVLCTVF
- the rpsE gene encoding 30S ribosomal protein S5, coding for MAREKDKSNDEGLQEKLVQVNRVAKTVKGGRIFAFTALTVVGDGNGRVGFGRGKAREVPVAIQKAMESARRNMIQVDLNGDTIQYATNGRHGGSKIYMQPASQGTGVIAGGAMRSVLEMAGVHNVLAKCYGSTNPVNVVRATFKALEQMQSPEDVAAKRGKSVEEILG
- the rplE gene encoding 50S ribosomal protein L5, translating into MAKLKELYTKDLVAKLKEELGLENVMAVPRITKITINMGVGEAIGDKKVLEHAVNDMTAITGQKPIVTKARKSIAGFKIRDGWPIGCKVTLRGERMYEFLERLVDIAIPRIRDFRGISPKQFDGRGNFSMGVTEQIIFPEIDYDKVDKLRGLDICITTTAANDDQGRALLKAFNFPFKG
- the rplR gene encoding 50S ribosomal protein L18, encoding MNVKKASRLRRARRARAKIRELGAVRLTVNRTPRHIYAQILSAEGSAVLASASTLDKDLRSGKTGNADAAAAVGKLIAERAKAAGVEQVAFDRSGFRYHGRVKALADAAREAGLKF
- the rplF gene encoding 50S ribosomal protein L6, translating into MSRVANSPVVIPAGVTVDLKGQNIAVKGGSGNLDMVIHGDVEVSEAESQLTFAARNNSKQARALAGTTRALVNNMVIGVSKGFEKKLQLLGVGYRAKAAGKAVNLTLGFSHPIDYQLPEGVTAETPSQTEIVLKSSNKQLLGQVAAEIRSFRPPEPYKGKGVRYADERVYRKEAKKK
- the rpsC gene encoding 30S ribosomal protein S3; translated protein: MGQKVHPTGIRLGIVKKHTSVWYAGSDEYADKLYTDLKVREYIRKKLAHASVSRIEIERPANTARVKIHTARPGIVIGKKGEDVERLRKEVSAQMGVPVHIDIEEVRKPDMDAALVGQNVAQQLERRVMFRRAMKRAVQNAMRQGAEGIKIQVSGRLGGAEIARTEWYREGRVPLHTLRANIDYANVEAKTTYGIIGIKVWIFKGEVIGDEVPDEKPVKSRKKAAK